CGGCGTCGACAGGAGTTGGGCGGATACATCCCCAAGCGCGTAGTCCGCAGCGGGAAAATCCGGCAGCTTCCCCCGTTGGATCTGTGGGAGGAGTTCTACAAAGGCACGGAGGGCCGCACCGCGTCGACCACCATGGTGTTCGTGCGCATGCTGGCGAAGCTGTTGCGCGATGACAAGATCGGACATCTGATCGTACCCATTGTTCCTGACGAAGCTCGAACCTTCGGCATGGAAGCGCTATTCCGGCAGGTGGGAATTTATTCTCACGCGGGTCAGCTTTATGAGCCGGTAGATCGCGACACGCTCCTCTACTACAAGGAAGCCAAGAACGGACAGATCCTGGAAGAAGGGATCACCGAGGCCGGATCGATGTCGTCGTTCATCGCTGCGGGAACCGCGTACGCCACCCACGCGATCAACACCATTCCATTCTTCATTTTTTATTCAATGTTCGGCTTCCAGCGGGTGGGCGATCTCATCTGGGCAGCCGGTGACATGCGCACGCGTGGCTTCCTGCTGGGCGGCACTGCAGGTCGCACGACGCTGGCGGGCGAAGGCCTGCAACATCAGGATGGGCACAGCCATCTGCTGGCGTACTCGGTGCCGAATTGTGTGAGCTACGATCCGGCGTTTGCGTATGAGATTGCCGTCATCCTGCAGGATGGGTTGAAACGCATGTATCAGGATGAAGAGAGCATCTTTTATTACCTGACGGTCATGAACGAGCAATACGAGATGCCTGCCATGCCCGAGGGAGTGCGCGAAGGGATCCTGCGTGGCATGTATTTGTTCCGCAAGTCGGAGCTGAGGGATGGGAAGGCTCAGGCACAGCTGCTGGGTTCGGGTGCGATTCTGCCCGAGGTTGTGAAAGCTGCGAAGTTGCTCGAGGAAAAATACGGTGTCGCCTCCGATGTGTGGAGCGTGACCAGCTACAAGCAGCTGTATAACGACGGCGCGGCAGCAGAACGGTGGAACATGCTGCATCCGGGAGAGAAGCCCAGAGTGCCGTACGTAACCGAGTGCCTGGAGAATACGGAAGGCGTGATCGTGGCGGCATCGGATTACATGAAGACCTTGCCCAACTCGATTTCGAAGTGGCTTCCGCGGCCGCTGCATTCCCTGGGAACCGATGGTTTTGGACGCAGCGACAGCCGCCACGCGCTGCGCGACTTCTTTGAAGTCGACGCGCGCTTCGTAACACTGGCCACATTGTCGGAGCTGGCTCGTGAAGGCAAAGTAAAGATCGAAACGGTGCAGCAGGCGATCAAGGATCTCGAGATCAATCCGGAGAAGCCAAACCCGGTGCTGGCATAATTCTTACTCCCACCCTCCGCCAAAAGAGGGCGGAAGGGTGGGCCACCCAAAAAGTGGAGCCAGGAGGGGGGGACACCCGCGTTGACATCGCTGCTGCTGGGGAATGCGAAAGGGATCGTGAATGAGCACTGAGGTGAAGCTCCCCGAACTGGGAGAGAACATATCGACGGGAGACCTGCTGAAGGTGCTGGTCAAGGTCGGCGACCAGGTCGCCAAGGACCAGGCCATTCTCGAACTGGAGACCGACAAGGCCGCGGTGGAAGTGCCCAGTCCGGTGCAAGGAACGGTGACCGAGATCCTGGTGAAAGAGGGCCAGAAGCTTAACGTGGGCCAAACGCTTTTGCAGATCGACGAGAATGGAGCCTCATCAGGAAGCGCCAGAGCCTCAGCCCAACCCGCCGCATCGGCGGCGCCACGGCCAACCCAGCCGCCGAGGGAGAGAGCAGACAAGAAAGCAGCGCCAGCACCGGGCGCTGCTCCTATGCAGGCGGCAGCCGAAGCTAGGCGCCAATCGCAGCAACCACAGCCGGAGAAAGTAGAGCCGACAGGCAAAGCGCAAACCCTCGAAGTACGGCTTCCTGAACTGGGGGAAAACATCACTTCCGGCGACCTGCTGAAAGTTTTGGTGAAGGTGGGCGATAAGGTCAGCGAGAACCAGGCTCTGCTGGAAATCGAAACCGACAAGGCTACAGTTGAGGTTCCTGCTCCGGCCGGGGGAGTGGTGAAATCCATCTCTGCTAAAGAGGGTCAGAAGCTCAAAATGGGCGAGCTGCTTCTCGTCCTGGAGACAGCCGGGGCACCGGCAGCGGCAACTGGCGCAAGTCCTGGCGAGGGTGGCCACCCTTCTCCCGGGACAACCGCAACGCACGTCGGCGAAACTCCTCCCCACTATGCCGGAGCGGAGGAGGGTATCGGAGCGATTGCAGCCGCCGAGAAGCCCGCCAGCATGGAGCCCTCCATGCCGCCGCCAGCGGTGGAACCACGAGACTACGAATCTGAGAGGCTAAGGCGGGCGGAAGCTCCTGAAGGCTACATCGCGGCGGGCTCGATGACGGGGATTTCGCCGGCGGAGGTGCCTGCCGCGCCCTCTGTGCGTCGCCTGGCGCGAGAGATCGGCGTTGATATCACCGAAGTAAAGGGCA
Above is a genomic segment from Terriglobales bacterium containing:
- the aceF gene encoding dihydrolipoyllysine-residue acetyltransferase, with the protein product MSTEVKLPELGENISTGDLLKVLVKVGDQVAKDQAILELETDKAAVEVPSPVQGTVTEILVKEGQKLNVGQTLLQIDENGASSGSARASAQPAASAAPRPTQPPRERADKKAAPAPGAAPMQAAAEARRQSQQPQPEKVEPTGKAQTLEVRLPELGENITSGDLLKVLVKVGDKVSENQALLEIETDKATVEVPAPAGGVVKSISAKEGQKLKMGELLLVLETAGAPAAATGASPGEGGHPSPGTTATHVGETPPHYAGAEEGIGAIAAAEKPASMEPSMPPPAVEPRDYESERLRRAEAPEGYIAAGSMTGISPAEVPAAPSVRRLAREIGVDITEVKGSGPGGRITQEDVKDHSRKRAIEVTARGAMGASVIHVQLPDFTRWGQIERKAMTGVRRKTAEHMQQAWTIPHVTNHDRADITNLEALRKQFSKQVELAGGKLTMTAIAVKIVASALKSFPQFGASLDLAKQEVVYKDYVHVGVAVDTERGLLVPVIRDADKKNIIQIAVELSQLAERARARKLALEEMEGSVFTITNLGGIGGTSFTPIINSPEVAILGMSRSSWEPVYVDEKFEPRLLLPLSLSYDHRIIDGADAARFLRWLCDAFQQPFLLSLQG